From one Passer domesticus isolate bPasDom1 chromosome 15, bPasDom1.hap1, whole genome shotgun sequence genomic stretch:
- the TRAF7 gene encoding E3 ubiquitin-protein ligase TRAF7 isoform X2: protein MSLRSTFSLHEEEEEPEPLVFAEQPSVKLCCQLCCSVFKDPVITTCGHTFCRRCALTSEKCPVDNAKLTVVVNNIAVAEQIGELFIHCKYGCRPAASSKPTAFEVDPRGCPFTIKLSARKDHESSCDYRPVRCPNNPSCPPLLKMNLEAHLKECEHIKCPHSKYGCAFIGNQDTYETHLETCKFEGLKEFLQQTDDRFHEMQVAMAQKDQEIAFLRSMLGKLSEKIDQLEKNLELKFDVLDENQSKLSEDLMEFRRDASMLNDELSHINARLNMGILGSYDPQQIFKCKGTFVGHQGPVWCLCVYSIGDLLFSGSSDKTIKVWDTCTTYKCQKTLEGHDGIVLALCIQGNKLYSGSADCTIIVWDIQNLQKVNTIRAHDNPVCTLVSSHNMLFSGSLKAIKVWDIVGTELKLKKELTGLNHWVRALVASQNYLYSGSYQTIKIWDIRNLECVHVLQTSGGSVYSIAVTNHHIVCGTYENLIHVWDIETKEQVRTLTGHVGTVYALAVISTPDQTKVFSASYDRSLRVWSMDNMICTQTLLRHQGSVTALAVSRGRLFSGAVDSTVKVWTC, encoded by the exons ATGTCCTTGCGCTCCACGTTCTCACTccatgaggaagaggaggagcca GAGCCCCTGGTGTTTGCAGAGCAGCCCTCTGTgaagctgtgctgccagctgtgctgcagtgtgtTTAAGGATCCCGTCATCACAACCTGTGGG CACACGTTTTGCAGGAGATGTGCCTTAACATCTG AGAAGTGCCCCGTGGACAACGCCAAGCTGACGGTGGTGGTGAACAACATCGCGGTGGCCGAGCAGATCGGGGAGCTGTTCATCCACTGCAAGTACGGCTGCCGGCCCGCCGCCAGCAGCAAGCCCACCGCCTTCGAGGTGGACCCCCGCGGCTGCCCCTTCACCATCAAGCTGAGTGCCAGGAA GGATCATGAGAGCAGCTGTGACTACAGGCCCGTGCGCTGCCCCAACAACCCCAgctgccctcccctcctcaAAATGAACCTGGAGGCTCACCTGAAGGAGTGTGAGCACATCAAGTGTCCCCACTCCAAATACGG GTGTGCCTTCATAGGAAACCAGGACACCTACGAGACCCACCTGGAGACGTGCAAGTTCGAGGGGCTGAAGGAGTTCCTGCAGCAGACGGACGATCGCTTCCACGAGAtgcaggtggccatggcccAGAAGGACCAGGAGATCGCCTTCCTGCGCTCCATGCTGGGGAAGCTCTCCGAGAAAATCGACCAGCTGGAGAAGAACCTGGAGCTGAAGTTTG ATGTGCTGGATGAGAACCAGAGCAAGCTGAGCGAGGACCTGATGGAATTCCGCAGGGACGCCTCCATGCTGAAC GATGAGCTCTCCCACATCAATGCTCGGCTCAACATGGGCATCCTTGGAT CCTACGATCCTCAGCAGATCTTCAAGTGCAAGGGGACCTTTGTGGGCCACCAGGGCCCCGtgtggtgtctgtgtgtgtactCCATAGGAGACCTGCTCTTCAGTGGCTCCTCAGACAAAACCATTAAG GTGTGGGACACCTGCACCACATACAAGTGCCAAAAGACCCTGGAGGGTCACGATGGAATTGTGCTGGCTCTCTGCATCCAGGG GAACAAGCTGTACAGTGGCTCTGCTGACTGCACTATCATC GTCTGGGATATTCAAAACCTGCAGAAGGTGAACACGATCCGAGCACACGACAATCCTGTTTGCACTTTGGTCTCCTCACACAACATGCTCTTCAGTGGCTCCCTCAAAGCCATCAag GTCTGGGATATTGTGGGCACTGAGCTCAAGCTGAAGAAGGAGCTGACAGGTCTCAACCACTGGGTTCGAGCGCTGGTGGCTTCCCAGAACTATCTCTACAGTGGATCTTACCAGACCATCAAG ATCTgggacatccggaacctggagTGTGTGCACGTGCTGCAGACGTCGGGAGGCAGCGTGTACTCCATCGCCGTGACCAACCACCACATCGTGTGCGGCACCTACGAGAACCTCATCCAC gtGTGGGACATCGAGACCAAGGAGCAGGTGCGCACGCTGACGGGGCACGTGGGGACAGTCTACGCCCTCGCCGTCATCTCCACGCCCGACCAAACCAAAGTCTTCAGCGCCTCCTACGACCGCTCGCTCAGG gtgTGGAGCATGGACAACATGATCTGCACCCAGACCCTGCTGCGCCACCAGGGCAGTGTCACCGCGCTGGCCGTGTCCCGCGGCCGCCTCTTCTCCGGCGCCGTGGACAGCACTGTAAAG GTCTGGACGTGCTAA
- the TRAF7 gene encoding E3 ubiquitin-protein ligase TRAF7 isoform X1 — MSSAKNARYNRFSSGTTNITSSENTNGTRMETTFGPAFSAVTTITKADGTNTFKQHRRTPSSSSTLTYSPRDEDDGMPPISTPRRSDSAISVRSLHSESNMSLRSTFSLHEEEEEPEPLVFAEQPSVKLCCQLCCSVFKDPVITTCGHTFCRRCALTSEKCPVDNAKLTVVVNNIAVAEQIGELFIHCKYGCRPAASSKPTAFEVDPRGCPFTIKLSARKDHESSCDYRPVRCPNNPSCPPLLKMNLEAHLKECEHIKCPHSKYGCAFIGNQDTYETHLETCKFEGLKEFLQQTDDRFHEMQVAMAQKDQEIAFLRSMLGKLSEKIDQLEKNLELKFDVLDENQSKLSEDLMEFRRDASMLNDELSHINARLNMGILGSYDPQQIFKCKGTFVGHQGPVWCLCVYSIGDLLFSGSSDKTIKVWDTCTTYKCQKTLEGHDGIVLALCIQGNKLYSGSADCTIIVWDIQNLQKVNTIRAHDNPVCTLVSSHNMLFSGSLKAIKVWDIVGTELKLKKELTGLNHWVRALVASQNYLYSGSYQTIKIWDIRNLECVHVLQTSGGSVYSIAVTNHHIVCGTYENLIHVWDIETKEQVRTLTGHVGTVYALAVISTPDQTKVFSASYDRSLRVWSMDNMICTQTLLRHQGSVTALAVSRGRLFSGAVDSTVKVWTC, encoded by the exons ATGAGCTCAGCCAAGAACGCTCGCTACAATCGTTTCTCCAGTGGCACAACAAACATCACTTCTTCTGAGAACACCAACGGG ACAAGAATGGAAACTACTTTTGGACCAGCCTTCTCTGCTGTGACCACCATCACAAAGG CTGACGGGACCAATACTTTCAAGCAGCACCGTCGGACCCCGTCCTCCTCCAGCACCCTCACCTACTCCCCACGGGACGAGGACGATGGCATG CCCCCCATCAGCACCCCGCGCCGCTCCGACTCCGCTATCTCCGTCCGCTCCCTGCACTCCGAGTCCAACATGTCCTTGCGCTCCACGTTCTCACTccatgaggaagaggaggagcca GAGCCCCTGGTGTTTGCAGAGCAGCCCTCTGTgaagctgtgctgccagctgtgctgcagtgtgtTTAAGGATCCCGTCATCACAACCTGTGGG CACACGTTTTGCAGGAGATGTGCCTTAACATCTG AGAAGTGCCCCGTGGACAACGCCAAGCTGACGGTGGTGGTGAACAACATCGCGGTGGCCGAGCAGATCGGGGAGCTGTTCATCCACTGCAAGTACGGCTGCCGGCCCGCCGCCAGCAGCAAGCCCACCGCCTTCGAGGTGGACCCCCGCGGCTGCCCCTTCACCATCAAGCTGAGTGCCAGGAA GGATCATGAGAGCAGCTGTGACTACAGGCCCGTGCGCTGCCCCAACAACCCCAgctgccctcccctcctcaAAATGAACCTGGAGGCTCACCTGAAGGAGTGTGAGCACATCAAGTGTCCCCACTCCAAATACGG GTGTGCCTTCATAGGAAACCAGGACACCTACGAGACCCACCTGGAGACGTGCAAGTTCGAGGGGCTGAAGGAGTTCCTGCAGCAGACGGACGATCGCTTCCACGAGAtgcaggtggccatggcccAGAAGGACCAGGAGATCGCCTTCCTGCGCTCCATGCTGGGGAAGCTCTCCGAGAAAATCGACCAGCTGGAGAAGAACCTGGAGCTGAAGTTTG ATGTGCTGGATGAGAACCAGAGCAAGCTGAGCGAGGACCTGATGGAATTCCGCAGGGACGCCTCCATGCTGAAC GATGAGCTCTCCCACATCAATGCTCGGCTCAACATGGGCATCCTTGGAT CCTACGATCCTCAGCAGATCTTCAAGTGCAAGGGGACCTTTGTGGGCCACCAGGGCCCCGtgtggtgtctgtgtgtgtactCCATAGGAGACCTGCTCTTCAGTGGCTCCTCAGACAAAACCATTAAG GTGTGGGACACCTGCACCACATACAAGTGCCAAAAGACCCTGGAGGGTCACGATGGAATTGTGCTGGCTCTCTGCATCCAGGG GAACAAGCTGTACAGTGGCTCTGCTGACTGCACTATCATC GTCTGGGATATTCAAAACCTGCAGAAGGTGAACACGATCCGAGCACACGACAATCCTGTTTGCACTTTGGTCTCCTCACACAACATGCTCTTCAGTGGCTCCCTCAAAGCCATCAag GTCTGGGATATTGTGGGCACTGAGCTCAAGCTGAAGAAGGAGCTGACAGGTCTCAACCACTGGGTTCGAGCGCTGGTGGCTTCCCAGAACTATCTCTACAGTGGATCTTACCAGACCATCAAG ATCTgggacatccggaacctggagTGTGTGCACGTGCTGCAGACGTCGGGAGGCAGCGTGTACTCCATCGCCGTGACCAACCACCACATCGTGTGCGGCACCTACGAGAACCTCATCCAC gtGTGGGACATCGAGACCAAGGAGCAGGTGCGCACGCTGACGGGGCACGTGGGGACAGTCTACGCCCTCGCCGTCATCTCCACGCCCGACCAAACCAAAGTCTTCAGCGCCTCCTACGACCGCTCGCTCAGG gtgTGGAGCATGGACAACATGATCTGCACCCAGACCCTGCTGCGCCACCAGGGCAGTGTCACCGCGCTGGCCGTGTCCCGCGGCCGCCTCTTCTCCGGCGCCGTGGACAGCACTGTAAAG GTCTGGACGTGCTAA